A stretch of Campylobacter showae DNA encodes these proteins:
- a CDS encoding 30S ribosomal protein S1 codes for MAAVNKKVQLSKANDGIEDDDFAAMLEESFKKTEEDSDGIIVDIKGDEVFVNVGKKSEGILNISEIQDENGELKFKAGDTIKVVITGSRGGKPIVSHKKALRKEKVKAYIDSYNEENQDIFDVKIIGKNKGGFVAQNSDGIEFFLPRSQGGFKDANAVVGKSFKVKVIKIDKDEQSIIVSRKKLLDEDRKKKREVISAVAENTDVIEGVVKKITTYGMFVDVGGVDGLVHYSEISYKGPVNPGSIYKEGDKVLVKVIKYDNEKKHLSLSIKAATPDPWEEIKDGLDVGDTIKVTVSNIEPYGAFVDLGNDIEGFLHISEISWDKNIKNPKDHISEGEELDVEVIEIDAKDRRLRVSLKNLLKKPFDEFKAQFKEGDVTKGVVTSVTNFGAFVRIGAVEGLLHNEDASWDRNDKCKDLFKVGDEVEVKIIKIDSNEQKISLSQKDLKQSPVQAYAKKFNVGDIVTGKIRDIKDFGVFVELGDNVDALIRKEDLGGVSAENLNINDNIEAAIAFIDEKKNRIRLSVRRLARQKEREVLNEINSDDKVTLGDIIKEQLS; via the coding sequence ATGGCTGCGGTGAACAAAAAAGTTCAGCTTAGTAAGGCAAACGACGGTATCGAAGACGACGATTTTGCCGCGATGTTAGAGGAGTCTTTTAAAAAGACTGAAGAGGATAGCGACGGAATAATCGTCGATATTAAAGGCGACGAGGTTTTTGTAAACGTCGGTAAAAAATCAGAGGGAATTTTAAATATTTCTGAGATCCAAGACGAAAACGGAGAGCTTAAATTTAAAGCTGGCGACACGATCAAAGTCGTCATAACCGGTTCAAGAGGCGGAAAGCCGATCGTATCTCATAAAAAAGCGCTTAGAAAAGAAAAAGTAAAAGCCTATATAGACTCATATAATGAAGAAAATCAAGACATATTTGACGTAAAAATAATCGGTAAAAATAAAGGCGGTTTTGTTGCTCAAAACAGCGACGGTATCGAGTTTTTCTTGCCTCGCTCGCAAGGCGGCTTTAAAGACGCAAACGCGGTGGTAGGAAAGTCATTTAAAGTAAAAGTCATAAAAATAGACAAAGACGAGCAAAGCATTATCGTATCGAGAAAAAAACTGCTTGACGAAGATAGAAAGAAAAAAAGAGAAGTGATATCTGCAGTCGCTGAAAATACGGACGTGATAGAGGGCGTGGTTAAGAAAATCACTACATATGGTATGTTTGTAGACGTAGGCGGAGTGGATGGACTCGTACACTACAGCGAGATAAGCTATAAAGGACCGGTAAATCCGGGCTCTATCTACAAAGAGGGTGATAAAGTTTTAGTAAAAGTTATCAAATACGATAATGAGAAAAAACACCTTTCTCTATCTATCAAGGCTGCGACTCCGGATCCTTGGGAAGAGATAAAAGACGGACTAGATGTGGGCGACACCATAAAAGTAACCGTTAGCAACATAGAGCCTTACGGCGCATTTGTCGATCTTGGCAATGATATAGAGGGCTTTTTGCACATTTCTGAAATTTCATGGGATAAAAATATCAAAAATCCAAAAGATCACATCAGTGAAGGCGAGGAGCTTGATGTCGAGGTTATCGAGATAGACGCAAAAGATCGTCGCCTAAGAGTGAGCCTGAAAAACCTACTCAAAAAACCGTTTGACGAATTTAAAGCCCAATTTAAAGAAGGGGACGTCACTAAAGGCGTAGTTACTAGCGTGACCAACTTTGGAGCATTTGTTAGGATTGGCGCAGTTGAGGGCTTGCTCCATAACGAGGACGCTTCGTGGGATAGAAACGACAAGTGTAAAGATTTGTTTAAAGTGGGCGACGAGGTTGAGGTAAAAATCATCAAAATCGACTCTAACGAGCAAAAAATTTCTCTTAGTCAAAAGGATCTAAAACAAAGCCCTGTACAAGCCTATGCAAAGAAATTTAACGTAGGCGATATCGTGACCGGTAAAATTCGCGATATTAAGGATTTTGGCGTATTTGTAGAGCTCGGCGATAACGTCGATGCGCTCATCCGCAAAGAAGACCTAGGTGGCGTAAGCGCTGAAAACCTAAACATAAACGATAATATCGAAGCTGCGATAGCTTTTATCGACGAGAAGAAAAATAGAATCCGCCTAAGCGTAAGGCGCCTTGCAAGACAAAAAGAGCGCGAGGTGCTAAACGAGATAAATAGCGACGATAAGGTTACTCTGGGCGATATTATCAAAGAACAGCTATCATAA
- the serA gene encoding phosphoglycerate dehydrogenase, with amino-acid sequence MKTIIVCDAIHKVGFEILNREEDIKVIDAVNVPKDKLLDILGEADVAITRSSTEVGEAFLNAAKNLKALVRAGVGVDNVDIDGCSKRGIIAMNVPTANTIAAVELTMAHMLAAARSFPYAHNDLKIDRIWKREKWYGVELFNKTLGVIGFGNIGSRVATRAAAFGMQIVAYDPYIDPSKVTDMGGVYTRNFDDILACDFITIHTPKNKETVNMIGEAEIAKMKDGVRLINCARGGLYNEEALYNGLKNGKIAFAGIDVFEKEPATDHPLLELNNVSVTPHLGANTLESQANIAIAAAEQAISAARGISYPSALNLPIKTEDLPPFVEPYIELTSKMAFLAAQINKKAIKAIRIETHGPISEYANSMLTFAIVGALKESLGDTINYVNAKFLCDEKGITTESTVGGNSIFKNKITVRITTENDVVTIGGTVFGENQQRIVTINGFKTDFKPKGKMIIFKNNDVPGVIAKISSILAEEKINIADFRLGRDDHGMALAVVLVDEKITKETLAKLNDLDVCVWAKYAVV; translated from the coding sequence ATGAAAACGATAATAGTGTGCGACGCAATACATAAAGTCGGCTTTGAAATTTTAAATCGCGAAGAGGATATAAAAGTAATCGACGCAGTAAACGTGCCTAAAGATAAGCTTTTAGATATCTTAGGCGAGGCTGACGTGGCCATCACTCGAAGCTCGACCGAAGTCGGCGAGGCGTTTTTAAATGCGGCCAAAAATCTAAAAGCTCTCGTGCGCGCGGGCGTGGGCGTTGATAACGTAGATATCGACGGCTGCTCAAAACGCGGCATAATCGCGATGAACGTCCCTACGGCAAACACGATCGCCGCCGTAGAGCTAACGATGGCTCATATGTTAGCTGCCGCTCGCTCGTTTCCGTACGCTCACAATGATCTAAAAATCGACCGAATTTGGAAGCGCGAGAAATGGTACGGCGTTGAGCTTTTTAACAAGACTCTAGGCGTCATCGGCTTTGGCAACATCGGCTCTCGCGTGGCTACTAGGGCTGCGGCTTTCGGTATGCAAATCGTTGCTTACGATCCGTATATCGATCCGTCGAAAGTAACCGATATGGGCGGCGTTTATACGCGAAATTTCGACGATATCCTTGCGTGTGATTTTATCACTATACACACTCCGAAAAATAAAGAAACCGTAAACATGATCGGCGAGGCGGAGATCGCAAAGATGAAGGACGGCGTGCGCCTCATAAACTGCGCTCGCGGCGGTCTTTACAACGAAGAGGCGCTGTATAATGGCCTAAAAAACGGCAAGATAGCGTTTGCGGGTATCGACGTATTTGAGAAGGAGCCGGCGACGGATCATCCGCTACTTGAGTTAAATAACGTCAGCGTCACACCGCACCTTGGCGCAAATACGCTAGAGTCTCAAGCCAATATTGCTATCGCAGCAGCCGAACAGGCTATCTCTGCGGCTCGCGGCATCAGCTATCCTAGCGCGCTAAATTTGCCGATAAAAACAGAAGATCTACCGCCTTTTGTGGAGCCTTATATCGAGCTTACGAGCAAGATGGCCTTCCTCGCCGCTCAGATCAACAAAAAAGCGATCAAAGCTATCCGCATCGAGACGCACGGTCCTATCAGCGAATACGCGAACTCCATGCTTACATTTGCGATCGTGGGTGCTTTAAAAGAGAGCTTGGGCGATACGATAAACTACGTAAACGCTAAATTTTTGTGCGATGAAAAAGGTATAACGACAGAAAGCACCGTCGGCGGCAATAGTATTTTCAAAAATAAAATCACTGTTCGCATCACGACCGAAAATGATGTCGTAACGATCGGCGGAACGGTGTTTGGCGAAAATCAGCAACGCATCGTGACGATAAACGGCTTTAAAACAGACTTTAAGCCTAAAGGCAAGATGATTATCTTTAAAAACAACGACGTTCCGGGCGTTATCGCTAAAATTTCATCTATCCTCGCCGAAGAGAAGATCAATATCGCCGACTTCCGCCTAGGACGCGACGATCACGGTATGGCGCTTGCGGTCGTGCTTGTGGATGAAAAAATAACCAAAGAGACGCTGGCTAAGCTAAACGATCTAGACGTTTGCGTATGGGCAAAGTACGCAGTTGTCTAA
- the efp gene encoding elongation factor P, whose product MATYSMGDLKKGLKIELDGVPYKVVEYQHVKPGKGAAFVRAKIKSFIDGKVLEKTFHAGDKCDQPNLEEKEMQYLYDDGEFCQFMDTATYEQVAISDEDVGDVKKWMIDGMMVEILFHNGKAIGVEVPQVVELKIVETPPNFKGDTQGGKKPATLESGAVVQIPFHVLEGEVIRVDTVRGEYIERANK is encoded by the coding sequence ATGGCAACCTATTCTATGGGCGACCTAAAAAAAGGACTAAAGATTGAGCTAGACGGCGTTCCGTATAAAGTCGTCGAATATCAGCACGTAAAACCGGGCAAGGGAGCGGCTTTCGTTCGCGCGAAAATCAAATCTTTCATCGACGGTAAAGTGCTTGAAAAGACCTTCCACGCGGGCGACAAATGCGATCAGCCGAATTTGGAAGAAAAAGAGATGCAGTATCTTTACGACGACGGCGAGTTTTGCCAGTTTATGGACACTGCGACCTACGAGCAAGTAGCGATCAGCGATGAGGACGTAGGCGATGTTAAAAAATGGATGATCGACGGCATGATGGTTGAGATTTTGTTTCACAATGGCAAGGCTATCGGTGTAGAAGTACCGCAAGTCGTCGAGCTAAAGATCGTCGAGACTCCGCCGAATTTCAAAGGCGACACCCAGGGCGGCAAAAAGCCCGCTACGCTAGAAAGCGGTGCAGTCGTGCAGATACCTTTCCACGTGCTTGAGGGCGAGGTTATCCGCGTGGATACCGTCCGCGGCGAGTACATCGAACGCGCAAACAAATAA
- a CDS encoding DUF4304 domain-containing protein → MKAKFDELIAQVKPLFKDNGFTKNGLNFYKNTPEFIYVVNFQKSSGNTAFETRFYVNCGIYGAFIDAATGKETISKPKEYECHFRDRISSIIDSKAAYYEINENTDTIALCENLASDLTAVFRFFDEIKSERNLIDLMLDRNGLAVIDQLFEYLLIKNEQEILTSQALNLFEKYGNKVRWKIFERRINGLLKKYGKDEIKFEKIKAKA, encoded by the coding sequence ATGAAAGCAAAATTTGACGAGCTCATAGCCCAAGTAAAGCCGCTGTTTAAAGATAACGGCTTTACCAAAAACGGGCTAAATTTCTACAAAAATACTCCCGAATTTATATACGTCGTAAATTTTCAAAAAAGTAGCGGCAATACCGCATTTGAAACCAGATTTTACGTAAACTGCGGCATTTACGGCGCATTTATCGACGCTGCGACCGGCAAAGAAACCATCTCAAAACCCAAAGAATACGAATGTCATTTTAGGGATAGAATCTCATCTATCATAGACTCTAAAGCAGCTTACTATGAAATTAATGAAAATACCGACACGATAGCACTATGCGAAAATTTAGCAAGTGACCTAACGGCGGTGTTTAGATTTTTCGACGAGATAAAAAGCGAACGCAATTTGATTGATCTGATGTTAGATCGAAACGGTCTAGCGGTGATTGATCAGCTTTTTGAATATTTACTCATAAAGAATGAACAAGAAATTTTGACCAGCCAAGCGTTAAATTTGTTTGAAAAATATGGAAACAAAGTTAGATGGAAAATTTTTGAGCGACGCATAAATGGTTTGCTTAAAAAATACGGAAAAGACGAGATAAAATTTGAAAAAATAAAAGCCAAAGCCTAA
- a CDS encoding SelT/SelW/SelH family (seleno)protein, with translation MEVKITYCNSUNYRPVASRVEDEFLSQIPGANISKIVGSGGNFIVEVDGKIVFSKKDLIGTEVNALPNHEEIVALVDSVKKSA, from the coding sequence ATGGAAGTAAAGATTACATATTGCAATTCTTGAAACTATAGACCGGTAGCTTCTCGTGTAGAAGATGAATTTTTAAGTCAAATCCCAGGTGCTAATATTAGCAAAATCGTCGGTAGCGGCGGAAACTTCATAGTTGAAGTAGATGGAAAGATAGTATTTTCCAAAAAAGATCTCATCGGCACGGAAGTAAATGCCCTGCCAAATCACGAAGAGATCGTTGCTTTGGTCGATAGCGTTAAAAAATCAGCCTAA
- a CDS encoding DJ-1 family glyoxalase III: protein MKKVAVIFADGFEEIEGVSIVDVLRRGGVEAHVVGLDKLPITGAHGVKLVCDMTLYDLEEGDYDMLVLPGGYTGVTNISGNLKMRETIKKFAKKGKFVAAICAAPIALGVAEVMGGEYTCYPSCEASVEGGTYVSDKNVVQSGNIITSKGPATAMEFALELVKILNGEQVYNEVKSGLLFVK, encoded by the coding sequence ATGAAAAAAGTTGCCGTGATTTTTGCCGACGGGTTTGAGGAGATAGAGGGCGTTAGTATCGTGGACGTACTTAGACGAGGCGGCGTGGAGGCCCATGTAGTCGGGCTTGATAAGCTACCTATCACGGGCGCACACGGAGTGAAATTAGTCTGTGATATGACGCTTTATGACCTTGAGGAGGGTGACTACGATATGCTGGTTTTGCCGGGCGGATATACGGGCGTCACGAATATCTCCGGTAACCTAAAAATGAGAGAGACGATCAAAAAGTTTGCTAAAAAAGGCAAATTCGTAGCCGCCATTTGTGCCGCGCCGATAGCTCTTGGGGTGGCCGAGGTGATGGGCGGCGAGTATACATGCTACCCTAGCTGCGAGGCTAGCGTCGAGGGTGGAACGTACGTGAGTGACAAAAACGTCGTGCAAAGCGGAAATATCATCACCTCAAAAGGCCCTGCCACCGCGATGGAGTTTGCCTTGGAGCTTGTTAAAATTTTAAACGGCGAGCAAGTTTATAACGAAGTAAAAAGCGGACTTTTATTTGTCAAATAA
- a CDS encoding RNA recognition motif domain-containing protein has product MNIYVGNLSYRMTEAELKDTFAPFGEVKRAKIVKDRDTNRSKGFGFVEIENDADALKAIEALNNKEVGGRALRVNESKPKE; this is encoded by the coding sequence GTGAATATTTACGTCGGTAACTTGTCATATCGCATGACTGAGGCAGAGCTTAAGGATACATTTGCGCCGTTTGGCGAAGTAAAACGCGCGAAAATCGTCAAAGATCGCGACACGAATCGCTCAAAAGGATTCGGATTCGTCGAGATAGAAAACGACGCAGACGCGCTAAAAGCGATTGAAGCGCTAAACAACAAGGAAGTAGGCGGCAGAGCTCTAAGAGTAAACGAATCTAAACCTAAAGAATAA
- a CDS encoding tRNA glutamyl-Q synthetase, whose amino-acid sequence MNQKITSRIAPTPSGFLHAGNVYNFLLTYLFTRAFDGKLYLRIDDYDLPRYRRQYVENIFLVLDMLGIDFDGGPGGVGEFETKFSSKFRLGAYQNALKKLEQKGVCYACECSHSMKNSFKNGIYMRVCADKNLKFKKDETAIRLRVLDVAEICVRQNLINFDALCGKPDGAANQTGGLWGSEQKAQNGVANGLKNLEKLGDSGGAKPGGEKFSFNATENLNSANLGVLNLTDETAFEAEKFAQAQSVNLAQILGDFVIWKKDDTPAYNLASLVDDEILGVNLLVRGEDLLACSAAQKYMAQMLGYDFAGANFIHHGLLAHGGKKLSKSSSAPAVSVADGAKIHYKFAALKLGLDASKCDALSNLLEMFEEKFSR is encoded by the coding sequence ATGAACCAAAAAATCACCTCTCGTATCGCTCCGACTCCAAGCGGCTTTTTGCACGCGGGCAATGTTTACAACTTCTTGCTGACCTATCTTTTTACTCGCGCATTTGACGGGAAATTGTACTTAAGGATCGATGACTACGACCTACCGCGCTACCGCAGGCAGTATGTGGAAAATATCTTTCTCGTGCTTGATATGCTGGGCATTGATTTTGACGGCGGACCTGGCGGAGTGGGGGAATTTGAAACCAAATTTAGCTCCAAATTTCGCCTTGGAGCCTACCAAAATGCGCTTAAAAAGCTTGAGCAAAAAGGCGTTTGCTATGCTTGCGAGTGCTCGCATTCGATGAAAAACTCATTTAAAAACGGCATTTACATGCGGGTTTGTGCGGATAAAAATCTTAAATTTAAAAAAGACGAAACGGCTATACGACTTCGCGTCCTTGATGTGGCGGAAATTTGCGTCAGGCAAAATTTGATAAATTTTGATGCTTTGTGTGGCAAACCAGACGGAGCGGCAAACCAGACGGGCGGGCTTTGGGGTAGTGAGCAAAAAGCGCAAAACGGCGTGGCAAACGGTTTAAAAAATTTGGAAAAATTGGGCGACTCGGGCGGAGCGAAACCTGGCGGTGAAAAATTTAGCTTTAATGCCACGGAAAATTTAAATTCGGCAAATTTAGGCGTCTTAAATTTGACGGACGAAACGGCGTTTGAGGCGGAAAAATTCGCGCAAGCTCAAAGCGTAAATTTGGCGCAAATTCTGGGCGATTTCGTCATTTGGAAAAAGGACGATACGCCCGCGTATAATCTAGCTAGCCTCGTGGACGATGAGATTTTGGGCGTAAATTTGCTCGTGCGAGGCGAGGATCTGCTCGCGTGCTCGGCGGCGCAAAAGTATATGGCGCAGATGCTGGGCTACGATTTTGCGGGCGCAAATTTCATCCATCACGGCTTGCTAGCGCATGGCGGCAAAAAGCTATCCAAAAGCTCAAGTGCACCGGCGGTTAGTGTAGCGGACGGCGCCAAAATCCACTATAAATTTGCCGCCCTTAAGCTCGGGCTCGACGCGTCAAAATGCGACGCTTTGTCAAATTTGCTTGAGATGTTTGAAGAGAAATTTAGCCGATAA
- the dnaE gene encoding DNA polymerase III subunit alpha yields the protein MSDFTDFTHLHLHTEYSLLDGANRIKELAKTLKKQGVKAAAITDHGNMFGAIDFYKTMKNEGIKPLIGIEAYIHNGEELGDKSTKQRFHLCLIAKNEIGYKNLMYLSSMSYIEGFYYYPRINKKILKEHSEGIICSSACLQGEVNWNLNQSERNLRFGAGGYEAAKEAALWYKEVFGDDFYLEIMRHGIGDQRRIDDEILRLAKELNIKVIATNDTHYTFKQRADAHEVFMCIAMNKLLDDPNRLRHSVHEFYVKTPAQMSELFADIPEAVTNTQEIVDKCDLSIKLGDATPPNFKFTLEYAAERNLSLPEPDKRYSIPNDSVLFEHECRQGLEERLKFVTAERHEEYRTRLQREIDIINKMNFPGYMMIVWDFINEAKKRGVPVGPGRGSAAGSLVAYSLKITDLDPLPYNLLFERFLNPERVSMPDIDVDFCQNRRGEIIDYVIEKYGKFNVAQVITFGKLLAKGVIRDVARVCDMPYAEADAMAKLIPDELGITLEQAFEKEPKIGELIASNSNANRIWKFALDLEGLNRNAGMHAAGVVISNEELWNKTPLFRQPNAEEDHFVTQYSLKYLEDVDLIKFDFLGLKTLTVIDNAVKLVKKRFGKEIIWEQVNKNDPKTYETISSGQTLGLFQIESEGMQKVGADMRPDCFEDIIAMISLYRPGPMDLIPDFIKRKHGLEPITYIFPELQPILEPTYGVIVYQEQVMQIVQTIGGFSLGGADLVRRAMGKKIKEEMDRLKGKFIEGAEAQGLDGKKADELFELILHFASYGFNKSHAAAYTYVTFQTAYLKTYYPAEFMAALITSEETNADKISRYIDECKRLDIAILPPSVNKSAKEFSVVSEGGKDAIIYGLGAIKGVGGAAIENILEEQAKGEFKDIDDFVSRVDNFKVNKKVFESLIKSGSFDSFGLTRKMMLNNLDNIVEACKNAATIKKNAAESLFGDDESMATVKTSLVRDDSELELKTKLKFELESVGIYLSGHPLDEYREQISKIKYTLSDKFDELPENGEMLLVGKIEDLTTRISKKNGKKMGTIEMLDFHGTVEIAVFDRGLGAVESMSADERDLPHAFKVRYSKDGQFMRINLDKILTLDEAMGMDFSHPLEKYKEQIEQIKHTPSKDFGKIDKTSEILVVGKIAEIAKIPSKKTGKEFMMLSVMDLFGTFKVAAFDSEKGLIESLTGEQKDAPLAFKVRYSRDDQGTRINLIDVVSLEDARDMNFQSRSFRQRKESSSGSYQNSSAASESRGKRELEDLVLELNLDETGKDLITQIYRAAIGEHRAAADKNNKRLIIRIKDVQEGRALVYTTEFIVGDGFEGRALGLKQAV from the coding sequence ATGAGCGATTTTACAGATTTTACGCACCTGCACCTGCATACGGAGTATTCGCTGCTAGACGGCGCCAACCGTATCAAAGAGCTAGCCAAAACCCTAAAAAAACAAGGCGTCAAAGCCGCAGCCATCACCGACCACGGCAATATGTTTGGCGCTATAGACTTTTATAAAACGATGAAAAATGAAGGCATAAAGCCGCTCATCGGCATCGAAGCCTACATCCACAACGGCGAGGAGCTCGGGGATAAAAGCACCAAACAGCGCTTTCACCTCTGCCTCATCGCCAAAAACGAAATCGGCTACAAAAACCTGATGTATCTGAGCTCCATGAGCTACATTGAGGGGTTTTATTATTATCCGCGTATCAACAAAAAGATACTAAAAGAGCACAGCGAGGGCATCATCTGCTCATCGGCGTGCCTGCAAGGCGAGGTGAACTGGAACCTCAACCAAAGCGAGCGAAATTTGCGTTTCGGCGCTGGCGGATACGAGGCGGCAAAGGAAGCCGCGCTATGGTATAAAGAGGTCTTCGGCGATGATTTTTACCTCGAGATCATGCGCCACGGTATCGGCGATCAGAGGCGGATCGACGATGAGATCTTGCGCCTGGCAAAGGAGCTAAATATCAAGGTCATCGCAACCAACGACACGCACTACACGTTTAAGCAAAGAGCCGATGCGCACGAGGTTTTTATGTGTATCGCGATGAACAAACTGCTTGACGATCCAAACCGCCTGCGCCACAGCGTGCATGAGTTTTACGTCAAGACGCCTGCGCAGATGAGCGAGCTTTTCGCCGATATCCCAGAAGCCGTTACAAACACGCAGGAAATCGTTGATAAATGCGACCTCTCTATCAAGCTAGGCGACGCTACGCCGCCCAATTTTAAATTTACGCTTGAGTACGCCGCCGAGCGAAATTTGAGCCTGCCCGAGCCTGATAAACGATACAGCATACCAAACGACAGCGTGTTGTTTGAGCACGAGTGCAGGCAGGGGCTAGAGGAGAGGCTGAAATTCGTCACCGCAGAGCGCCACGAGGAGTATCGCACCCGTCTGCAGCGTGAGATAGACATCATAAACAAGATGAACTTTCCTGGCTATATGATGATCGTTTGGGACTTTATCAACGAAGCTAAAAAGCGCGGCGTGCCGGTAGGCCCGGGACGCGGCTCTGCGGCGGGAAGCCTAGTTGCGTATAGTCTAAAGATCACCGACCTTGATCCGCTACCCTATAACCTGCTTTTCGAGCGTTTTTTGAACCCGGAGCGCGTTAGCATGCCCGATATCGACGTGGACTTTTGTCAAAACCGCCGTGGCGAGATCATCGACTACGTCATCGAAAAGTACGGTAAATTTAACGTCGCGCAGGTTATTACATTTGGTAAGTTGCTGGCAAAGGGCGTCATCCGCGACGTCGCGCGCGTATGCGATATGCCCTACGCCGAGGCGGACGCTATGGCAAAACTCATCCCGGACGAGCTAGGCATCACACTAGAACAAGCCTTTGAAAAAGAGCCAAAGATCGGCGAGCTGATAGCAAGCAACTCAAATGCAAATAGAATCTGGAAATTTGCCCTTGACCTCGAGGGTCTAAACCGAAACGCCGGTATGCATGCCGCAGGCGTAGTCATCTCAAACGAGGAGCTGTGGAACAAAACACCGCTTTTCCGCCAGCCAAACGCCGAGGAGGATCACTTCGTCACGCAGTATAGCCTAAAGTACCTAGAGGACGTTGACTTAATCAAATTTGACTTCCTGGGGCTAAAGACTCTAACCGTGATAGATAACGCCGTTAAGCTCGTAAAAAAGAGATTCGGTAAAGAGATAATCTGGGAGCAGGTCAATAAAAACGACCCAAAAACCTACGAGACGATCAGTAGCGGCCAGACGCTTGGGCTGTTTCAGATAGAGAGCGAAGGCATGCAAAAAGTCGGAGCCGATATGCGCCCCGACTGCTTCGAGGATATCATCGCGATGATCTCGCTTTATCGCCCGGGCCCGATGGATCTTATACCAGATTTCATCAAGCGCAAGCACGGCCTGGAACCTATCACGTACATTTTCCCTGAGCTTCAGCCCATACTAGAGCCCACCTACGGCGTTATCGTATATCAAGAGCAAGTTATGCAAATCGTGCAGACTATCGGCGGCTTTTCGCTAGGAGGTGCGGATCTCGTGCGCCGCGCGATGGGTAAAAAGATAAAAGAGGAGATGGATAGGCTAAAGGGCAAATTTATCGAGGGAGCCGAGGCGCAGGGACTAGACGGCAAAAAGGCCGACGAGCTGTTTGAGCTTATTTTGCACTTCGCTTCGTACGGATTTAACAAATCCCACGCCGCAGCCTACACCTACGTGACCTTTCAAACGGCGTATCTAAAGACCTACTATCCGGCCGAATTTATGGCGGCTCTCATCACTAGCGAGGAGACCAATGCCGATAAAATTTCGCGCTACATCGACGAGTGTAAGCGCCTAGATATCGCTATCCTGCCGCCATCGGTCAATAAATCTGCCAAAGAATTCTCAGTCGTTAGCGAAGGGGGTAAGGACGCCATCATCTACGGCCTAGGCGCGATAAAAGGCGTCGGAGGCGCGGCGATAGAAAATATCTTAGAGGAGCAGGCCAAGGGCGAGTTTAAGGACATCGACGACTTCGTCTCGCGCGTGGATAACTTTAAGGTAAATAAAAAAGTCTTTGAAAGCCTGATAAAATCTGGCTCATTTGATAGCTTTGGCCTAACGCGCAAGATGATGCTAAACAACCTAGATAACATCGTAGAGGCGTGCAAAAACGCCGCTACCATCAAGAAAAACGCGGCCGAGAGCCTATTTGGCGACGACGAGAGCATGGCGACGGTTAAAACTAGTCTCGTACGCGACGACTCTGAACTAGAGCTAAAAACCAAGCTCAAATTTGAGCTAGAAAGCGTGGGTATCTACCTCTCGGGCCACCCGTTAGACGAGTACCGCGAGCAAATCTCAAAGATAAAATACACTCTAAGTGATAAATTTGACGAGCTACCGGAAAACGGCGAGATGCTGTTAGTCGGCAAGATAGAGGATCTCACCACAAGGATCAGCAAGAAAAACGGCAAAAAAATGGGTACGATCGAGATGCTCGATTTTCACGGTACGGTCGAGATCGCGGTCTTTGACAGAGGCCTTGGCGCGGTCGAGTCGATGAGCGCGGACGAGCGCGATCTACCGCATGCGTTTAAGGTTCGCTACTCCAAAGACGGGCAGTTTATGCGGATAAATTTGGATAAAATTTTAACTCTTGACGAGGCTATGGGCATGGACTTTTCGCATCCGCTCGAAAAATACAAAGAGCAAATCGAGCAGATAAAACACACTCCTAGCAAGGACTTTGGCAAGATAGATAAGACCAGCGAGATCCTAGTCGTCGGCAAGATCGCCGAGATCGCTAAAATCCCTAGTAAAAAAACCGGCAAAGAGTTTATGATGCTAAGCGTCATGGACCTTTTTGGCACGTTTAAGGTTGCGGCGTTTGACTCCGAAAAAGGGCTCATCGAGAGCCTAACGGGCGAGCAAAAGGACGCTCCACTAGCCTTTAAGGTGCGCTACTCGCGCGACGATCAGGGCACTCGCATAAATCTAATCGACGTCGTGAGCCTAGAGGACGCGCGCGATATGAATTTCCAAAGCAGAAGCTTTAGGCAGCGTAAGGAAAGTAGCAGCGGCAGCTACCAAAACAGCTCAGCCGCTAGCGAAAGTAGAGGCAAAAGAGAGCTTGAGGATCTGGTGTTAGAACTAAATTTGGACGAAACGGGCAAGGATCTCATCACGCAAATTTACCGCGCCGCCATCGGCGAACACCGCGCTGCAGCCGATAAAAACAACAAGCGCCTGATCATCCGTATCAAAGACGTGCAGGAAGGCCGCGCGCTGGTTTATACGACGGAGTTTATCGTGGGGGATGGGTTTGAGGGGAGGGCTTTAGGGCTAAAACAAGCCGTTTAA